The Bacillus sp. (in: firmicutes) genome includes a region encoding these proteins:
- the ispG gene encoding flavodoxin-dependent (E)-4-hydroxy-3-methylbut-2-enyl-diphosphate synthase codes for MIHRSKTRPVRVGNLTIGGSNEVIIQSMTTTKTHDVDATVREIERLEEAGCQIVRVACPDERAANAIKEIKKRINIPLVVDIHFDFRLALKAIEGGADKIRINPGNIGRREKVEAVVKAAKERGVPIRIGVNAGSLEKRILEKYGYPTADGMVESALHHIRILEDLDFQDIIVSLKASDVRLAIEAYEKAAQTFDYPLHLGITESGTLFAGTVKSAAGLGVLLNKGIGNTLRISLSADPVEEVKVAKELLKTFGLASNAATLISCPTCGRIEIDLISIANEVEEYIQKIKAPIKVAVLGCAVNGPGEAREADIGIAGARGEGLLFRKGKTVRKVPEETMVEELKKEIDMLAEEYFKKQKEQQNA; via the coding sequence ATTATACATCGTTCAAAAACTCGTCCTGTTAGAGTGGGCAACTTAACGATTGGTGGTAGCAACGAAGTCATCATTCAAAGTATGACCACTACGAAAACACACGATGTAGATGCAACCGTTCGTGAAATTGAACGTTTAGAGGAAGCAGGCTGTCAAATCGTACGGGTTGCTTGTCCAGATGAACGGGCAGCTAATGCGATTAAAGAAATTAAAAAGCGCATTAACATCCCTCTTGTCGTCGATATTCATTTTGACTTTCGTTTAGCGTTAAAAGCAATTGAAGGCGGCGCTGATAAAATTCGCATTAATCCTGGTAATATCGGTCGACGTGAAAAAGTAGAAGCGGTTGTCAAAGCCGCGAAAGAACGTGGCGTACCGATTCGTATCGGGGTAAATGCAGGAAGTTTAGAGAAGCGAATTTTAGAAAAATATGGTTATCCGACAGCAGACGGTATGGTAGAAAGTGCCTTACATCATATCCGAATTTTGGAAGACCTTGATTTTCAAGATATTATCGTTTCGTTAAAAGCATCCGATGTTCGTTTAGCCATTGAAGCATACGAAAAAGCTGCTCAAACATTTGATTATCCGCTTCATTTAGGAATTACAGAGTCCGGAACTTTATTTGCCGGAACGGTGAAAAGTGCGGCTGGCTTAGGAGTTCTTCTAAATAAAGGAATTGGAAATACACTTCGGATTTCGTTAAGCGCCGATCCAGTTGAAGAGGTAAAAGTCGCCAAAGAATTATTAAAAACATTTGGTTTAGCTTCTAATGCTGCCACGTTAATTTCATGTCCAACTTGCGGAAGAATTGAAATTGATCTGATTAGCATTGCCAACGAAGTTGAGGAATATATTCAAAAAATTAAAGCACCAATAAAAGTGGCTGTACTTGGATGTGCCGTAAACGGACCAGGTGAAGCACGTGAAGCCGATATTGGAATTGCTGGGGCTCGTGGCGAAGGGTTGCTGTTCCGTAAAGGGAAAACCGTACGTAAA